A single window of Candidatus Glassbacteria bacterium DNA harbors:
- the mgtE gene encoding magnesium transporter, protein MEELKLEIIRKLLEEGKEGREELLRIVGETHPADLADIVEQLSDEERAGFFALMPAEIASQTIAEVRDESQEEMIRSLDDQTLHEVFEELPDDDATDIVQELSEEEAERVLRVIDTEDRREIQTLMRYPEETAGGVMTLEFVAVTLDLTAAEAIREVRRQGQDIDFFGVYVVDGKNRLHGMVSMRDLILADPEMEISEVMDPDVVSVPPDMDQEEVARLLARYNQVSIPVVESERGRLLGQVTVDDVIDIIEQEVTEDMFRMSGVDEEESVETVGIWHSVRSRLPWLCLNLLLLFVAAQIIRLYIEVLEREVILAMFLPIVAGIGGNTSTQSLAVTLRRLVLDGSFSGRKRRVLLHETVVALLNGLAVSALVFVIIYLIQGQLMLGLIVAVASWLSMTAAGFIGAVIPLGLRTFGFDPTVSSSVVHNFTDILGFFLLLGLSALLLLG, encoded by the coding sequence ATGGAAGAACTGAAACTGGAAATAATCAGGAAGCTGCTGGAAGAGGGCAAGGAGGGCCGGGAGGAACTCCTGCGCATTGTCGGGGAAACCCATCCGGCCGACCTCGCCGATATTGTCGAGCAGTTGTCCGATGAAGAGCGAGCTGGATTTTTCGCGCTGATGCCCGCCGAAATCGCCTCCCAGACAATCGCCGAGGTGCGGGACGAGAGCCAGGAGGAGATGATCCGCAGCCTGGACGACCAGACCCTGCACGAAGTGTTCGAGGAGTTGCCCGATGACGACGCCACCGATATCGTCCAGGAACTGAGCGAGGAAGAGGCCGAGCGGGTACTGCGGGTAATCGATACCGAGGACCGGCGCGAAATCCAGACTCTGATGCGCTACCCCGAGGAAACCGCCGGTGGCGTGATGACATTGGAGTTTGTCGCGGTGACGCTCGATCTGACCGCCGCCGAGGCGATTCGGGAGGTGCGGCGCCAGGGCCAGGATATCGACTTTTTCGGCGTCTACGTGGTGGACGGCAAGAACCGCCTCCACGGCATGGTGTCCATGCGCGATCTGATTCTGGCCGATCCGGAAATGGAAATCTCCGAGGTGATGGATCCCGACGTGGTCTCGGTGCCGCCGGACATGGACCAGGAGGAAGTGGCCCGTCTGCTGGCCAGGTACAATCAGGTTTCGATACCGGTTGTCGAGAGCGAACGAGGCCGTCTGCTGGGCCAGGTGACTGTCGACGACGTGATCGACATTATCGAGCAGGAAGTCACCGAGGACATGTTCCGGATGAGCGGCGTGGACGAGGAGGAGAGTGTCGAAACGGTGGGTATCTGGCATTCGGTGCGCAGCCGCCTGCCCTGGCTCTGCCTCAATCTGCTGCTGCTGTTCGTCGCGGCGCAGATTATCAGGCTCTATATCGAGGTGCTCGAGCGGGAGGTGATCCTGGCGATGTTCCTGCCGATCGTGGCCGGGATCGGCGGCAATACCTCCACCCAGAGCCTGGCGGTCACCCTGCGCAGGCTCGTGCTCGACGGGTCGTTCAGCGGCCGCAAACGCCGGGTGCTGCTCCATGAGACGGTGGTCGCGCTGTTGAACGGGCTGGCGGTCAGCGCTCTCGTTTTCGTGATTATCTATCTCATCCAGGGCCAGTTGATGCTGGGTCTGATCGTAGCCGTCGCCTCCTGGTTGTCGATGACCGCCGCGGGCTTTATTGGAGCCGTTATTCCTCTCGGCCTGCGGACATTCGGGTTCGATCCCACTGTTTCTTCCAGCGTGGTGCATAACTTCACGGACATCCTGGGTTTTTTCCTCCTGCTCGGGCTCAGCGCGCTGCTGTTGCTGGGTTGA
- the recO gene encoding DNA repair protein RecO — protein MKDLKQQAIVIGGVNYSDSSRVMWLITPDFGRQSLLVKGARRAKSKFVGRLETFNLLEVVYRRSRSGTLHTLREADVQNQFRGLRQDLDAFMAASRAVELIKGVVPEDQESAGLFQLLEDFLCCADETAGEENLPGLLLAGFEWRLMSLLGLEPRLVDCTRCGERLERLESYRFQPAGGGVICLKCSGNEERGSDRLLLLGYPALRFIYRSSRKFPLLREELAALGPADIEQAGRAAERYMAYHLGEKLPGGSHRSRG, from the coding sequence ATGAAAGACCTCAAACAGCAGGCGATCGTGATCGGCGGAGTTAACTACAGCGACTCGAGCCGGGTCATGTGGCTGATTACTCCGGATTTCGGCCGTCAATCTCTGCTGGTCAAGGGTGCGCGGCGGGCCAAAAGCAAATTCGTCGGGCGGCTGGAGACGTTTAACCTGCTGGAAGTGGTTTACCGCCGCAGCCGCAGCGGCACCCTGCACACGCTGCGCGAGGCGGACGTGCAGAACCAGTTCCGCGGCCTGCGACAGGACCTCGATGCCTTCATGGCCGCCAGCCGGGCGGTCGAGCTGATCAAGGGAGTAGTCCCCGAGGACCAGGAGAGCGCCGGGTTGTTCCAGTTGCTGGAGGATTTCCTCTGCTGCGCCGATGAAACCGCCGGAGAGGAGAACCTCCCCGGCCTGCTGCTGGCTGGATTCGAGTGGAGGCTGATGAGCCTGCTGGGTCTGGAGCCCCGGCTGGTGGATTGCACCCGCTGTGGAGAGCGTCTTGAACGTCTTGAGAGTTACAGGTTCCAGCCGGCGGGAGGCGGGGTAATCTGCCTTAAGTGCTCGGGGAATGAAGAACGCGGCTCTGACCGTCTGCTGCTGCTGGGCTATCCGGCTCTGCGATTCATTTACCGCAGCAGCAGGAAATTTCCTCTCCTGCGCGAGGAACTGGCCGCGCTGGGTCCGGCGGATATCGAGCAGGCAGGCAGGGCCGCGGAGCGGTACATGGCCTATCATCTCGGTGAAAAACTTCCCGGCGGCAGCCACCGTAGCCGCGGGTAA
- a CDS encoding peptidoglycan DD-metalloendopeptidase family protein, with translation MTNDLKDLLPPESRKVKYSRTTTIHSGGLRRSVPLIAFAAFVLLILMLVNPFAETAAPELVRSGTPQSQQFPLPVGPQPAEAGLVEDAHKVFGTFQLEDNVRRGDTFETILLRNGIEREYLFPLLDAARDSHNLNRVVIGRQLRFSFEDSLLTQVVYEIDDDRTLLVTREDSANWQAEVEETEYVENERELSGTIESSLYQTVMDSYGNPELALKLSEIYAWQIDFHNEIRKGDTFKLVFEERIHPEKHTTKVGDILAALFVNDGKRIYGFRFMNPDSSLDYFEPDGKSLRRKFLKSPFRYMPRISSRYNPRRFHPILKRYRPHLGVDYAAHKGTPVLALGDGKVVKRGWNGGFGHYVLIKHNGMFSTGYGHLSGYARGLKVGSRVQQGQVIGYVGSTGLSTGPHLDFRFYKDDKPVNPLTVDLPAGEPVAAEVFAEFEATRNVMLRRLSNIGRPLLGPPVAASNEIPGQLRFAAPVAE, from the coding sequence ATGACCAACGACCTTAAAGACCTGCTGCCGCCGGAGAGCCGAAAAGTTAAATACAGCCGCACCACTACCATCCACAGCGGCGGTCTGCGGCGATCAGTGCCGCTGATCGCGTTTGCCGCTTTCGTGCTGCTGATCCTGATGCTGGTCAACCCGTTCGCTGAAACGGCCGCCCCTGAGTTGGTCCGGAGCGGCACACCACAATCACAGCAGTTCCCCCTGCCTGTCGGCCCTCAGCCGGCCGAGGCCGGGCTGGTTGAGGACGCGCACAAGGTTTTCGGTACGTTTCAGCTCGAAGACAACGTCCGCCGCGGCGACACGTTCGAGACTATCCTGCTGCGTAACGGGATCGAGCGCGAATACCTGTTCCCCCTGCTCGACGCCGCCCGCGACAGCCACAACCTCAACCGGGTAGTAATCGGCCGTCAGCTCCGGTTCTCTTTCGAGGACAGCCTGCTGACACAGGTGGTTTATGAAATTGACGATGACCGCACCCTGCTGGTCACCCGCGAGGACAGCGCGAACTGGCAGGCGGAGGTCGAGGAAACCGAGTATGTGGAAAACGAGCGGGAACTGAGCGGGACTATCGAAAGCTCGTTGTACCAGACCGTGATGGATTCATACGGCAACCCCGAACTGGCGCTGAAACTAAGCGAAATCTACGCCTGGCAGATCGATTTCCACAACGAAATCCGCAAGGGCGATACGTTCAAGCTCGTTTTCGAGGAACGGATCCACCCGGAGAAGCACACCACGAAGGTCGGCGACATCCTGGCCGCGCTGTTTGTCAACGACGGGAAGAGGATCTACGGTTTCCGCTTCATGAATCCAGACAGTTCGCTAGATTATTTCGAGCCGGACGGCAAGAGCCTGCGCCGCAAGTTCCTGAAAAGCCCGTTCAGGTACATGCCCCGCATTTCCAGCCGCTACAACCCCCGCCGGTTCCATCCAATCCTGAAGCGCTACCGCCCGCATCTGGGAGTGGATTACGCGGCGCACAAAGGCACGCCGGTACTTGCGCTCGGGGACGGGAAAGTGGTCAAGCGGGGTTGGAACGGCGGTTTCGGGCACTACGTCCTGATCAAGCACAACGGGATGTTTTCGACCGGCTACGGCCACCTCTCGGGCTATGCTCGCGGACTGAAAGTGGGAAGCAGGGTGCAGCAGGGCCAGGTTATCGGCTATGTCGGCAGTACGGGACTATCCACCGGGCCGCACCTGGATTTCCGCTTCTACAAGGACGACAAGCCGGTCAACCCGCTCACGGTGGATCTGCCGGCTGGAGAACCGGTGGCCGCGGAGGTTTTCGCCGAGTTCGAAGCCACCCGTAATGTCATGCTGCGCCGGCTGAGCAATATCGGACGGCCCCTGCTCGGTCCCCCCGTGGCCGCCAGCAATGAAATTCCCGGGCAATTGCGATTCGCTGCGCCGGTGGCGGAGTAA
- a CDS encoding DUF4416 family protein yields MAAKYRIPRLVKPVVAVMAADEGLIDTTLSRLETELGEVEEMGAVFPFDFSSYYRDEMGPGLLKRFASFRHLQMPSFLGPLKRRTSACERMHSKPGGGRRINVDSGYWADAKLVLASTKNYAHRIWICRRVFAELTLRYDRGRLTPLEWTYPDYKTESALEFFGRVRKRYLQQIAGIES; encoded by the coding sequence TTGGCCGCAAAATACCGGATTCCCCGGCTTGTCAAACCGGTGGTGGCGGTGATGGCCGCCGATGAGGGCTTGATCGATACCACCCTGTCCCGGCTTGAAACCGAACTCGGCGAAGTGGAAGAAATGGGTGCCGTCTTCCCGTTCGATTTTTCCAGCTATTACCGGGACGAGATGGGGCCGGGATTGCTGAAACGCTTTGCGAGCTTCCGCCACCTGCAGATGCCCTCGTTCCTGGGTCCGCTCAAGCGCAGAACCTCCGCCTGCGAGCGCATGCACAGCAAGCCCGGTGGCGGCCGGCGGATCAACGTGGACTCCGGATACTGGGCTGACGCCAAACTGGTGCTGGCCTCGACCAAAAACTATGCGCACCGGATCTGGATTTGCCGCCGGGTATTCGCCGAGCTGACTCTCAGATACGACCGGGGCAGACTGACCCCGCTGGAGTGGACGTATCCGGACTACAAAACGGAATCGGCGCTTGAGTTTTTCGGAAGGGTGCGCAAACGCTACCTGCAACAAATAGCCGGGATCGAAAGTTAA
- the ftsZ gene encoding cell division protein FtsZ, producing the protein MSEIIRTTFELSDVPEQRARISVIGVGGAGGNAINHMIDSEMCGVDFIACNTDAQALSINRAPYKLQIGRDLTKGLGAGARPEVGRQAIEESRDEVASMLEGSDMVFITAGMGGGTGTGASPVVAEIAREMNSLTIGVVTRPFIFEGRKRIKQAENGIAEMRKHVDTIIIVPNQRLLGLVGKNTTFQEALQIADNILFYACQGISELITTPALINLDFADVRTIMANMGDALMGTGFASGEYRASEAAQEAISSPLLEDVQIKGACGVLVNITGGSDMTLHEVNDANNVIYEAAGEEANIIFGAAIDESMAGQVRVTVIATGFGDKKEQALPIQQLRQKAQDNILELDMALNDDVSRRGSRQAIGTGEDRVGGDVTGGDKVPTTNRPYPLTMEELEIPTFIRRQVD; encoded by the coding sequence ATGAGTGAAATTATACGCACCACTTTTGAACTGAGCGATGTTCCGGAACAGAGAGCCCGGATCAGCGTGATCGGAGTCGGAGGCGCCGGCGGCAACGCGATCAACCACATGATCGACTCCGAGATGTGCGGCGTCGACTTTATCGCCTGCAACACCGATGCCCAGGCGCTGTCGATCAACCGTGCTCCCTACAAGCTCCAGATCGGCCGCGACCTGACCAAGGGCCTGGGCGCGGGAGCGCGTCCCGAGGTAGGCCGCCAGGCAATCGAGGAGAGCCGCGACGAAGTGGCCTCGATGCTCGAGGGCAGCGATATGGTGTTCATTACCGCCGGAATGGGCGGCGGCACCGGCACCGGCGCGTCCCCCGTGGTGGCGGAAATCGCCCGCGAGATGAACTCGCTGACTATCGGAGTGGTCACCCGTCCGTTTATTTTCGAGGGCCGCAAGCGGATCAAGCAGGCTGAAAACGGCATCGCCGAGATGCGCAAGCATGTCGACACGATCATTATCGTGCCCAACCAGCGGCTGCTGGGCCTGGTGGGCAAGAACACCACTTTCCAGGAAGCGCTGCAGATTGCAGACAATATCCTGTTCTATGCCTGCCAGGGAATCAGCGAATTGATCACTACCCCGGCGCTGATCAATCTCGATTTCGCCGACGTGCGGACGATCATGGCCAACATGGGCGATGCGCTGATGGGCACCGGCTTCGCCAGCGGCGAATACCGCGCCAGCGAAGCGGCCCAGGAAGCGATCAGCAGCCCGCTGCTCGAGGACGTCCAGATCAAGGGCGCCTGCGGCGTGCTGGTCAATATCACCGGCGGCAGCGACATGACCCTCCACGAGGTCAACGACGCCAACAACGTGATCTACGAGGCGGCCGGCGAGGAAGCCAACATCATCTTCGGCGCGGCGATCGACGAGTCGATGGCCGGCCAGGTGCGGGTCACCGTGATCGCCACCGGTTTCGGCGACAAGAAAGAGCAGGCCCTGCCGATCCAGCAGCTGCGGCAGAAAGCCCAGGATAATATTCTGGAACTCGACATGGCGTTGAACGACGATGTGAGCCGCCGCGGCAGCCGCCAGGCGATCGGCACGGGCGAGGACAGGGTCGGCGGCGACGTTACCGGCGGAGACAAAGTCCCGACAACCAACAGGCCGTACCCGTTGACCATGGAAGAACTCGAAATCCCGACTTTCATCCGCCGCCAGGTCGACTGA
- a CDS encoding FtsQ-type POTRA domain-containing protein, producing the protein MARVKRTNPSRRKSPSRRKRRRSGGIKVLMFLLLLVTSSYAAYQLDVGGYFTIKQVETSETVYVEAAELDSLCEALFVGRSIFSDLGPSKDALTSGPLIRKVRCLRRFPDRLRVQVVERRPVALANVGEILPVDDEGYVLPLDINRHRLELPVITPSSAGAVSIEENTGRMKLDKQGRRLVQAVLCFKDMAPELLPRISEFAIGEQGKITLITMEEGLRVVMGKWVEPKNIEYLRWMFDELDGRDDVPSLVDLSFKGQIIVKNN; encoded by the coding sequence ATGGCCAGAGTAAAACGGACAAACCCCTCGCGCAGAAAGAGTCCCTCGCGCCGCAAACGCCGCCGGAGCGGAGGGATCAAGGTCCTGATGTTCCTGCTGCTGCTCGTAACCAGCAGCTACGCGGCCTATCAGCTCGACGTTGGCGGATATTTCACGATCAAGCAGGTCGAAACCTCGGAAACAGTCTACGTGGAAGCCGCGGAACTCGATTCGCTGTGCGAGGCCCTGTTCGTGGGACGAAGCATTTTCTCCGACCTGGGGCCCTCGAAAGACGCGCTTACCAGCGGACCACTGATCCGAAAAGTCCGCTGCCTGCGCCGTTTTCCCGACCGCCTGAGAGTGCAGGTTGTGGAACGCCGGCCGGTTGCCCTGGCCAACGTCGGCGAAATCCTGCCGGTTGATGACGAGGGCTACGTCCTGCCGCTCGATATCAACCGCCATCGCCTTGAACTGCCGGTCATAACTCCTTCCTCCGCCGGAGCTGTCAGTATCGAGGAGAACACCGGCAGGATGAAACTGGACAAGCAGGGCCGCCGGCTCGTGCAGGCCGTTCTGTGTTTCAAGGACATGGCCCCCGAACTGCTGCCCCGGATCAGCGAATTCGCAATCGGCGAGCAGGGCAAGATCACGCTGATCACGATGGAGGAGGGCCTGCGGGTAGTGATGGGCAAATGGGTGGAACCGAAGAACATTGAGTACCTTCGCTGGATGTTCGACGAGCTGGACGGGCGCGATGACGTCCCCTCGCTGGTGGACCTCAGTTTCAAGGGCCAGATTATCGTCAAAAACAACTGA
- the murB gene encoding UDP-N-acetylmuramate dehydrogenase: MSDSPVAGLRKAVEGISGLKLELNYPLSRLTSVGTGGTAKAYVAVEKVSALKQLMSVIEQPYCVMGSGTNLLLSDRPFDGTIVRLGSAFRRIRRAGDRLTAGAGATLERLVDLAIGEGFPGFEELAGVPGSVGGAAAMNAGTHLVEIGELVEKLVMVDAAGRRRIFRNDQLVHSYRRSLAPVPGVITALSFSQAVGGNPEIQRARANELTEGRRIKHPWRAKTFGSTFKNPPGQIAARLIDSAGLKGTVAGGARVSPVHANFIENHDNAASSDILALIKLVRSRVKQATGVTLEPEVRLVGFSAQELGELAPYAVSLTA, from the coding sequence GTGAGCGACTCTCCTGTTGCCGGGCTGCGCAAAGCCGTGGAGGGCATCAGTGGGCTGAAACTGGAGTTGAACTACCCGTTGAGCCGCCTGACTTCGGTGGGAACGGGCGGAACTGCGAAAGCATACGTGGCCGTGGAAAAAGTCAGCGCGCTCAAGCAGCTGATGAGCGTGATCGAGCAGCCGTATTGCGTGATGGGCAGCGGGACAAACCTGCTGCTCTCGGACCGGCCGTTCGATGGGACTATCGTCAGGCTGGGCAGCGCGTTCCGCCGTATCCGCCGGGCGGGAGACAGGCTAACCGCGGGGGCCGGGGCTACTCTGGAGCGGCTGGTGGACCTGGCGATCGGTGAAGGTTTTCCGGGATTCGAGGAGCTGGCCGGCGTACCCGGATCGGTGGGCGGCGCAGCCGCGATGAACGCGGGCACGCACCTGGTGGAGATTGGAGAGCTGGTGGAGAAGCTCGTGATGGTGGATGCCGCGGGCCGGCGCAGGATATTTCGTAACGATCAGCTCGTGCACAGCTACCGCCGCAGCCTGGCGCCTGTCCCTGGTGTTATTACGGCCCTGAGTTTCTCTCAGGCCGTGGGCGGCAACCCTGAAATTCAGCGAGCGCGCGCAAACGAGCTGACCGAGGGACGCCGGATCAAGCATCCGTGGCGGGCGAAAACGTTCGGCTCCACCTTTAAAAACCCGCCCGGACAGATCGCCGCCAGGCTGATCGACAGCGCGGGACTGAAAGGCACGGTCGCGGGTGGAGCGCGGGTAAGCCCGGTACACGCGAACTTTATCGAGAACCACGACAACGCCGCCAGCAGCGATATCCTGGCGCTGATCAAGCTGGTCAGGAGCCGGGTCAAACAGGCAACGGGCGTAACGCTCGAACCCGAAGTCCGGTTGGTCGGATTTTCGGCGCAGGAACTCGGCGAACTGGCTCCTTACGCGGTTAGTCTGACCGCATAA
- a CDS encoding UDP-N-acetylmuramate--L-alanine ligase: MYRSVKRIHMVGIGGSGMCGIAEILLDEGYAVSGSDLNANATTDRLKQLGAEVSVGHAAENINGADVVVISSAVSDDNVEVAGARSAQVPVIRRAEMLAELMRTKYGVAISGTHGKTTTTSMVGIVLEEAGLDPTVIVGGRLKALGGHARRGASELFVAEADEFDRSFLRLTPSIAVVTNIDTDHLDCYGSLEGIMDAFTEFVNRVPFYGTVIACMDDPNLVSVFPRIERRLLTYGESAQADIQLRDLSFGDGGTVSAVYRDGELLGELTLSVPGTHNALNALAAVAVGLELGVEFAGTAEALGRFKGVHRRGEIKGEAGGRLVVDDFAHHPTEIRAILDALRHGWSRPVTVVFQPHLYSRTRDLAAEFGGSFMQSDTLVVTEVYGSRETPLPGVTGELVAEAAREHGHRNVHYFADKSDLARHLAGMTSPGDLVVTLGAGDIYKVGEQLLELLAREGEQ, from the coding sequence ATGTACCGCTCGGTGAAGCGGATCCACATGGTCGGAATCGGCGGCAGCGGGATGTGCGGGATCGCCGAAATCCTGCTGGATGAAGGCTATGCGGTCAGCGGCAGCGACCTGAACGCCAACGCGACCACCGACCGGCTGAAACAGCTGGGGGCCGAAGTCTCGGTGGGTCACGCCGCGGAGAATATCAACGGAGCCGACGTGGTCGTGATCAGTTCGGCGGTGAGCGATGACAACGTGGAAGTGGCCGGTGCCCGCAGCGCCCAGGTACCCGTAATCCGGCGGGCGGAGATGCTTGCCGAGCTGATGCGGACCAAATACGGGGTGGCAATCTCCGGGACCCACGGCAAAACCACCACCACTTCGATGGTGGGGATCGTGCTGGAAGAAGCGGGGCTCGATCCCACGGTGATTGTCGGGGGCAGGCTGAAAGCCCTGGGCGGCCATGCGCGACGCGGAGCAAGCGAGCTGTTCGTGGCCGAGGCCGATGAGTTCGACCGCAGCTTCCTGCGCCTGACCCCGTCGATTGCGGTCGTGACCAATATCGACACCGATCATCTCGACTGTTACGGGAGCCTGGAAGGGATCATGGACGCGTTTACCGAGTTTGTCAACCGGGTGCCGTTCTACGGCACGGTTATCGCCTGCATGGACGATCCCAACCTGGTATCGGTGTTTCCCAGGATCGAGCGGAGACTGCTCACCTACGGCGAGAGCGCCCAGGCCGACATTCAGCTCCGTGATCTCAGTTTCGGCGACGGCGGTACGGTGAGCGCTGTTTATCGCGACGGGGAACTGCTGGGAGAGTTGACTTTGAGCGTGCCGGGAACCCACAACGCGCTCAACGCGCTGGCCGCGGTCGCGGTCGGCCTTGAACTGGGGGTCGAATTCGCCGGGACCGCCGAAGCGCTGGGGCGGTTCAAGGGCGTTCACCGACGAGGGGAAATCAAGGGCGAGGCCGGCGGCAGGCTGGTGGTCGACGATTTCGCGCACCACCCTACCGAGATCAGGGCGATTCTCGACGCTCTCCGGCACGGTTGGTCGCGGCCTGTCACGGTTGTTTTTCAGCCGCACCTTTACTCGCGCACCCGTGATCTGGCCGCCGAGTTCGGCGGCAGCTTCATGCAGTCCGATACGCTGGTGGTGACCGAAGTTTACGGTTCCCGCGAAACCCCGCTGCCGGGGGTTACCGGGGAACTGGTGGCCGAGGCGGCTCGCGAACACGGCCACCGTAACGTGCACTACTTCGCCGACAAGTCCGACCTGGCCCGACACCTGGCCGGGATGACCTCGCCCGGCGATCTGGTCGTAACCCTGGGAGCCGGAGATATCTACAAGGTTGGAGAACAGCTCCTGGAACTGCTGGCGCGGGAGGGGGAGCAGTGA